In one window of Lewinella sp. 4G2 DNA:
- a CDS encoding YkoF family thiamine/hydroxymethylpyrimidine-binding protein → MVSAELSLYPLTPDYETPIIEFIHRLRAQPSVTVATNGLSTQLTGDYRAVMRAVTIAMEPTLMGEVTCSFVIKVLNVGIKPGAEVKV, encoded by the coding sequence ATGGTCTCCGCCGAACTTTCTCTGTACCCGCTTACCCCCGACTACGAAACCCCCATCATTGAATTTATTCATCGACTGCGGGCCCAACCCAGTGTAACGGTAGCTACCAACGGCTTATCCACCCAGCTCACTGGCGACTACCGGGCCGTGATGCGGGCCGTGACGATTGCCATGGAACCAACTCTGATGGGAGAAGTCACTTGTTCCTTCGTCATCAAAGTGCTGAACGTTGGCATCAAGCCCGGGGCGGAAGTAAAAGTATAG
- a CDS encoding ABC transporter ATP-binding protein, translating to MSTPPIIRVDKVRKEYGEKVAVDDVSFSMPPDAILGLLGPNGAGKTSLIRMITTITAPDNGTVYFNGEPLSGFHPTQIGYLPEERGLYKKMYVGEHLVYLARLKGMSQAEATTKAKEWLAKFNLEEQWKKPVEELSKGMQQQVQFIATVIHEPKLLILDEPFSGLDPVNATRMRQEILRLHATGTGVIFSTHRMEQVEELCEFIVLINNGKNILEGKVAEIRRSFQDNKYHLEYEGTLPTGMEARFELINPTPSGVDIQLAEGQAGNDLLRYLLDAGVHIVTFQELLPSLNEVFIKQVSRKEAGV from the coding sequence ATGTCCACCCCTCCCATCATTCGCGTTGATAAGGTCCGCAAGGAGTACGGCGAAAAAGTAGCCGTCGATGACGTATCGTTTTCCATGCCGCCCGATGCCATCCTGGGGCTACTCGGGCCGAACGGCGCGGGAAAGACATCGTTGATCCGGATGATCACCACCATCACGGCGCCGGACAACGGGACGGTATATTTTAACGGCGAACCACTCTCCGGCTTCCACCCGACTCAGATCGGTTATCTGCCCGAAGAACGGGGACTGTACAAGAAAATGTACGTCGGTGAGCACCTGGTGTACCTCGCTCGGCTGAAAGGGATGAGCCAGGCCGAAGCCACGACAAAGGCCAAAGAATGGCTGGCTAAATTCAACCTGGAAGAGCAGTGGAAGAAGCCCGTCGAAGAGTTAAGTAAGGGCATGCAGCAGCAGGTGCAATTCATCGCCACCGTAATTCACGAACCCAAATTGCTGATCCTGGATGAGCCCTTCAGCGGCCTGGACCCGGTGAACGCCACGCGGATGCGCCAGGAAATCCTCCGTCTGCACGCAACGGGAACGGGCGTGATCTTCTCCACCCACCGAATGGAGCAGGTGGAGGAACTTTGTGAGTTCATCGTCCTCATCAACAACGGAAAGAACATCCTGGAGGGAAAGGTAGCTGAGATCCGCCGCAGCTTTCAGGATAACAAGTACCACCTCGAGTACGAAGGCACCCTACCCACGGGTATGGAGGCGCGATTTGAACTCATCAACCCCACCCCATCCGGCGTAGACATTCAGTTGGCCGAAGGGCAAGCGGGCAATGACCTCCTCCGCTACCTGCTGGATGCCGGCGTGCACATCGTGACCTTCCAGGAACTGCTGCCGAGCCTGAACGAAGTCTTCATCAAGCAGGTGAGCAGGAAAGAAGCAGGAGTCTAA
- a CDS encoding diacylglycerol kinase family protein — protein sequence MGKATPITTNSLNSSTFGAVQTDSQAWHFIVNPAAGGGKARQRWRTLLPKLQTAFPRMTFAVSTPATSLGALAQDAVREGKHHLIGVGGDGTHHQILNGLMVTGMISKVVYAPLALGSGNDWARSLATPRKLDHWLDHFESGSIQSQMIGHLTFPETGAEHYFLNVAGFAYDAEVVRIAAEERVRHQWMYPILALSYLSEYRPPTVCVSPKPGTRGSAQDIWEGDVHTINVGVGRYSGGGMQFVPHADPFGHQLALTVAQKLPRWKVMANSWRFYAGSIGQVKGVRTSHLNSVHLQPTAGTLECEADGEWLGSGPVTVSVARDRLRVLTAI from the coding sequence ATGGGCAAGGCCACGCCGATTACGACGAATAGCCTCAATTCGTCGACCTTTGGTGCCGTGCAAACGGATTCTCAGGCATGGCATTTCATCGTCAACCCAGCCGCGGGTGGTGGTAAGGCTCGACAACGGTGGCGGACGCTGTTACCCAAATTACAAACGGCTTTCCCACGTATGACCTTTGCCGTCAGCACCCCCGCGACCAGTTTAGGGGCGCTGGCGCAGGATGCCGTGCGAGAGGGCAAACACCACCTCATCGGGGTGGGGGGAGACGGAACGCACCACCAGATCCTCAACGGTTTGATGGTAACGGGAATGATCAGTAAGGTCGTCTACGCTCCGCTGGCCCTCGGCTCGGGGAATGATTGGGCGAGGTCCCTGGCCACCCCTCGCAAATTGGACCATTGGTTGGATCACTTCGAGAGTGGTTCGATCCAAAGCCAAATGATTGGCCACCTCACCTTCCCGGAAACGGGGGCCGAACATTACTTCCTCAACGTAGCGGGGTTTGCCTACGACGCCGAAGTCGTCCGCATCGCCGCCGAAGAGCGGGTACGTCACCAGTGGATGTATCCAATCCTGGCACTGAGTTACCTCTCCGAGTATCGGCCCCCTACTGTGTGCGTTTCCCCAAAACCTGGCACCCGCGGCAGCGCCCAGGATATTTGGGAGGGCGATGTGCATACCATTAATGTAGGAGTCGGGCGCTATTCCGGTGGAGGAATGCAATTCGTGCCCCACGCCGATCCGTTTGGCCACCAATTGGCGCTAACGGTAGCCCAAAAACTACCCCGTTGGAAGGTGATGGCCAACAGTTGGCGCTTCTATGCCGGAAGCATTGGCCAGGTGAAGGGTGTCCGAACCAGCCACTTAAACAGCGTTCACCTGCAGCCTACCGCCGGCACCCTAGAGTGTGAAGCCGACGGCGAATGGCTGGGCAGTGGCCCCGTTACCGTTTCCGTGGCACGTGACCGCCTCCGCGTACTAACGGCTATTTAG
- a CDS encoding ABC transporter permease, giving the protein MNNLWLVIKREYITRVRRKSFILATLLTPLGLAVFVIVAQFILGYGNDEKTRIAVVDNAGLFEGRAIPDEDGIYFVKSTEDPEVLKDQIKEGAEGGFTAAIVIPKIRDPKAKDLRVEYFSDESLAIDTRLALDGRLERALRDYKVEKLGLDPTLLAALETDVDIRTSKITVEEGESTDTTMASIVGAGLGTIMGFMMYLSIFIYGMMVMRSVMEEKMNRIVEVIISTVKPTTLLLGKIIGVGAVGLTQVLAWMVLIPGVIFLVSILFGFDADSAQQMQAAGPAGEVDPEEMQSMVEKVMSGLSTLNWWIIIPCFILYFIGGYFMYAALFAAVGSAMGDDMGESQSLTIPITIPVILALYIMMAAIQAPNSSLAVWSSFIPLFAPIVMPARLAFDPPAWQIIGSLLSVLLFAAGTVWLTARIYRVGILNYGKKSSLAEMGRWLFSKY; this is encoded by the coding sequence ATGAATAATCTCTGGCTCGTCATCAAGCGGGAATACATTACCCGGGTTCGCCGTAAATCCTTCATCCTGGCTACGTTGCTGACGCCGCTTGGGCTGGCGGTATTCGTCATCGTCGCCCAATTTATTCTGGGGTACGGCAACGATGAAAAGACCCGCATCGCGGTGGTGGATAACGCTGGTCTGTTCGAAGGCCGGGCCATCCCCGACGAGGATGGCATCTACTTCGTAAAGAGCACTGAGGACCCAGAAGTGCTTAAGGACCAGATTAAAGAAGGGGCCGAAGGTGGCTTCACGGCGGCGATCGTCATCCCCAAAATCCGGGACCCCAAGGCCAAGGATCTACGGGTGGAATACTTCAGCGATGAATCGCTCGCCATCGACACCCGACTTGCGCTGGACGGCCGGTTGGAGCGGGCCCTACGCGACTATAAAGTGGAGAAATTAGGCCTTGACCCTACTCTACTGGCCGCGCTGGAAACGGACGTCGACATCCGGACCAGTAAGATCACCGTTGAGGAAGGAGAATCCACCGACACGACGATGGCCAGCATAGTTGGCGCTGGATTGGGTACCATCATGGGTTTCATGATGTACCTCTCCATCTTCATTTACGGCATGATGGTGATGCGCTCCGTCATGGAAGAAAAGATGAACCGCATCGTAGAAGTCATCATCTCTACGGTGAAACCTACTACCCTGTTACTGGGAAAGATCATTGGTGTGGGCGCGGTAGGCTTGACACAGGTACTCGCCTGGATGGTCCTCATTCCCGGCGTAATCTTCCTGGTGAGCATTCTCTTCGGTTTTGATGCGGATTCCGCGCAACAAATGCAGGCCGCCGGCCCGGCGGGTGAAGTAGACCCGGAGGAGATGCAGTCCATGGTAGAAAAGGTGATGAGCGGGCTATCCACGCTGAACTGGTGGATCATCATTCCGTGCTTCATCCTCTACTTCATTGGCGGATACTTTATGTACGCCGCTCTTTTCGCGGCGGTTGGATCGGCGATGGGTGACGACATGGGTGAGAGCCAGTCGCTGACTATCCCGATCACCATCCCCGTGATCCTTGCCCTCTACATTATGATGGCGGCGATTCAAGCGCCGAATTCCAGTTTGGCGGTGTGGTCCAGTTTCATTCCCTTGTTTGCCCCCATCGTGATGCCGGCGCGGCTAGCGTTTGATCCACCAGCCTGGCAGATTATTGGCAGCTTGTTATCAGTACTCCTTTTTGCCGCAGGCACGGTTTGGTTGACGGCCCGGATCTACCGGGTGGGCATCCTCAACTACGGTAAAAAGAGTTCCCTGGCGGAGATGGGTCGGTGGTTATTCTCCAAGTATTGA